In Phaeobacter inhibens DSM 16374, the following proteins share a genomic window:
- the recO gene encoding DNA repair protein RecO, which translates to MEWRDEGILLTMRRHGESAAIVDAFTAEHGRHAGIVRGGAGRRMAPVLQPGAQLDLTWRARLEDHLGSYHAELIRSRAATAMSSRLALAGLNAVTALLAFCLPEREAHPELYLRSTQILDLLGRDDIWPLAYLRWEVALLEEMGFGLEFEQCAVTGSRLDLIYVSPKSGRAVSRRGAGEWADRMLPLPPVLMGRGGAENSEIVTALSTTGFFLQNRLAPSLGNHPLPEARGRLIDVFSRQS; encoded by the coding sequence ATGGAATGGCGCGACGAGGGCATATTGCTGACGATGCGCCGCCATGGAGAAAGCGCGGCCATTGTCGATGCGTTTACTGCGGAACATGGGCGTCACGCCGGCATTGTGCGCGGCGGCGCAGGGCGCAGGATGGCCCCTGTGTTGCAGCCCGGTGCGCAGCTGGATCTGACTTGGCGTGCCCGCCTTGAAGACCACCTTGGCAGCTATCATGCTGAATTGATCCGAAGTCGTGCTGCGACTGCCATGTCCAGCCGGTTGGCGCTTGCTGGATTGAACGCGGTGACTGCGCTGCTTGCCTTCTGTCTGCCGGAGCGGGAAGCCCATCCGGAGCTCTACCTGCGCAGCACACAGATTCTGGACCTTCTGGGCCGCGATGACATCTGGCCTCTGGCCTATCTGCGCTGGGAGGTGGCCCTTCTGGAGGAGATGGGTTTTGGTTTGGAGTTCGAGCAATGCGCTGTTACCGGCAGTCGTCTCGACCTGATCTATGTCTCACCCAAGAGCGGGCGCGCTGTTTCACGCAGGGGGGCAGGTGAATGGGCTGATCGGATGTTGCCCTTACCGCCGGTATTGATGGGCCGTGGTGGGGCGGAGAATAGTGAGATCGTGACAGCCCTGTCCACCACTGGCTTCTTCCTGCAAAACCGGCTTGCGCCATCGCTTGGCAATCACCCGCTGCCGGAGGCCCGCGGGCGGCTCATCGATGTTTTCAGCCGGCAATCGTGA
- a CDS encoding META domain-containing protein, which translates to MKKTYFLMLAMLCTGTLSACTGDETLRAYGGSSATWQLREVDGDAVSAVTTLSFPRPGALTGELPCNQVTGQLTTPYPWFEVENLATTRMVCSALQEETDVLAALQAMEIVEIKGAVMILSNEAGREMIFTIAG; encoded by the coding sequence ATGAAAAAGACGTATTTTCTGATGCTTGCCATGCTTTGCACCGGCACCCTCAGCGCCTGCACTGGCGATGAAACCTTGCGGGCATACGGAGGCAGCAGCGCCACATGGCAGCTACGGGAGGTCGACGGCGACGCGGTGTCAGCGGTCACGACGCTGAGCTTCCCCCGCCCCGGCGCACTGACCGGTGAGTTGCCTTGCAACCAGGTGACCGGCCAACTCACCACGCCCTATCCCTGGTTTGAGGTCGAGAACCTCGCCACGACCCGGATGGTGTGCTCCGCCCTGCAGGAAGAAACCGATGTCCTTGCCGCGTTGCAGGCGATGGAGATCGTAGAGATTAAAGGCGCGGTGATGATCCTGTCGAACGAAGCCGGGCGCGAAATGATCTTCACGATTGCCGGCTGA
- a CDS encoding acyl-CoA dehydrogenase family protein, with the protein MAHDGQDPQMQPTLISDVLTLTAAALEPVDQLLEAARATVREQVSEDGRVSGVLVEAHQTAAHGLAWLATYAYSLRQMHRWAAQLQADGKFGEMEQLMLQIGFGEYLWQIYGGIQMNQGEILRLQDLGLSQDSQRMLMAPAVMTLCDSGNTQAARLRLVELMQDQAGSVMFGASGLDEELEMIRDQFRRYALEKVEPNAHDWHLKDELIPMEIIEELAEMGVFGLTIPEEYGGFGLSKASMCVVSEELSRGYIGVGSLGTRSEIAAELIIAGGTEEQKASWLPKIASAEILPTAVFTEPNTGSDLGSLRTRAVKDNNGDYQITGNKTWITHAARTHVMTLLARTDPDTTDHRGLSMFLAEKTPGTDENPFPTEGMTGGEIEVLGYRGMKEYELGFDGFHVKRENLLGGDEGKGFKQLMETFESARIQTAARAIGVAQSALDIAMQYAQDRKQFGKPLIAFPRVASKLAMMAVEIMIARQLTYFSAWEKDNGHRCDLEAGMAKLLGARVAWAAADNGLQIHGGNGFALEYKISRVLCDARILNIFEGAAEIQAQVIARRLLA; encoded by the coding sequence ATGGCCCACGACGGACAGGACCCGCAAATGCAACCGACGCTTATCTCTGACGTGCTGACACTGACAGCTGCTGCGCTGGAGCCGGTGGACCAGCTGCTGGAGGCCGCGCGCGCGACGGTACGTGAACAGGTCAGCGAGGATGGGCGCGTCTCCGGAGTGTTGGTTGAGGCGCATCAGACGGCTGCACATGGGCTCGCCTGGCTTGCGACTTACGCTTACAGCCTGCGCCAAATGCATCGTTGGGCCGCACAGTTACAGGCAGACGGCAAATTTGGCGAGATGGAGCAGCTGATGCTTCAGATCGGTTTTGGCGAATACCTCTGGCAGATCTACGGTGGCATCCAGATGAACCAGGGTGAAATCCTGCGTCTGCAGGATCTCGGCCTGTCGCAGGACAGCCAGCGGATGCTGATGGCCCCTGCTGTGATGACGCTCTGCGACAGCGGCAATACCCAGGCCGCCCGCCTGCGGCTGGTCGAACTGATGCAGGATCAGGCTGGATCCGTGATGTTTGGCGCTTCTGGGCTTGACGAAGAACTGGAGATGATCCGCGACCAGTTCCGTCGCTATGCGCTCGAAAAGGTAGAGCCGAACGCCCACGATTGGCACCTGAAAGATGAGCTCATTCCGATGGAGATCATCGAGGAGCTGGCCGAAATGGGTGTTTTTGGCCTGACCATTCCTGAAGAATACGGTGGGTTTGGCCTCTCCAAGGCCTCCATGTGCGTGGTCTCAGAGGAGCTCTCACGCGGCTATATCGGCGTCGGCAGCCTTGGCACCCGCTCCGAGATCGCGGCTGAGCTGATCATCGCAGGCGGCACCGAGGAGCAGAAAGCCAGTTGGTTGCCCAAGATTGCGAGTGCAGAAATCCTGCCAACGGCTGTGTTCACAGAACCCAACACAGGTTCCGACCTCGGCTCCCTGCGCACCCGCGCCGTAAAGGACAACAATGGCGACTACCAGATCACCGGCAACAAGACCTGGATCACCCATGCCGCCCGCACCCATGTCATGACGCTGCTGGCGCGGACGGATCCCGACACGACCGATCACCGTGGTCTGTCGATGTTCCTCGCCGAAAAAACACCGGGCACCGATGAAAACCCGTTTCCGACCGAAGGTATGACAGGCGGCGAGATCGAGGTTCTGGGCTATCGCGGCATGAAGGAATACGAGTTGGGCTTTGACGGGTTTCACGTGAAGCGTGAAAACCTGCTTGGCGGAGATGAGGGCAAGGGTTTTAAGCAATTGATGGAAACCTTTGAGTCCGCCCGCATCCAGACCGCCGCCCGTGCCATCGGTGTTGCGCAATCCGCACTCGATATTGCGATGCAATATGCGCAGGATCGCAAGCAATTTGGCAAGCCGCTGATCGCTTTCCCGCGTGTAGCCTCTAAGCTGGCGATGATGGCAGTAGAGATCATGATCGCGCGCCAGCTGACCTATTTCTCTGCTTGGGAAAAGGACAACGGCCACCGCTGCGACCTAGAAGCCGGCATGGCTAAGCTGCTCGGCGCGCGTGTCGCCTGGGCGGCAGCTGACAACGGCTTGCAGATCCATGGCGGCAATGGGTTTGCACTGGAATACAAAATCAGCCGGGTTCTGTGTGATGCCCGCATCCTCAATATCTTTGAAGGCGCCGCAGAAATTCAGGCACAGGTAATCGCACGGCGCCTGCTGGCCTGA
- a CDS encoding sulfite exporter TauE/SafE family protein, with translation MSDNSIVMLFLPAELISVHLLAAFAIAALAGAVKGMVGFAMPMILVSGLSLFLPPDIALAGLILPTLVTNGMQALRQGGQAAWQSMKRFRIFLLIGLVFLLASAQLVRVLPQDIMLILIGAPITLFAVLQLFGIAIPISRATPRVEAIVAAFAGFIGGFSGIWGPPTVAYLTALGTEKREQMRVQGVIYGLGAVALLIAHIGSGVMRADTAPFSLLLIPPAICGMWIGGRLQDRINQVTFRRATLVVLLVAGANLLRRGLMY, from the coding sequence ATGTCAGATAATTCAATTGTTATGCTTTTCCTCCCAGCAGAGTTGATCTCTGTACATCTACTTGCGGCCTTTGCAATTGCGGCGCTTGCCGGCGCCGTGAAGGGGATGGTGGGGTTCGCCATGCCGATGATTCTCGTGTCCGGCCTCAGTCTGTTCCTGCCACCGGATATTGCTTTGGCCGGGCTGATCCTGCCGACTTTGGTGACCAACGGAATGCAGGCCCTGCGGCAGGGGGGGCAGGCGGCCTGGCAGTCGATGAAGCGGTTCAGGATCTTCCTGCTGATTGGTCTCGTTTTTCTGCTGGCCAGCGCGCAGCTTGTCCGGGTTTTACCGCAGGATATTATGCTGATCCTGATTGGTGCCCCGATCACCCTGTTTGCCGTGCTGCAGCTGTTTGGGATCGCCATCCCAATCTCCCGCGCCACGCCGCGCGTTGAGGCGATAGTTGCTGCCTTCGCCGGGTTTATCGGTGGATTCTCCGGGATATGGGGACCGCCGACAGTGGCCTATCTGACCGCCCTTGGCACGGAGAAACGTGAACAGATGCGGGTACAGGGCGTGATTTACGGGCTGGGCGCGGTGGCGCTGCTGATTGCGCATATCGGATCTGGTGTGATGCGGGCAGATACAGCGCCGTTCTCGCTACTGCTGATCCCGCCTGCTATTTGTGGTATGTGGATCGGTGGACGCTTGCAGGACCGGATCAATCAGGTCACCTTTCGACGGGCGACGCTGGTTGTATTGCTGGTCGCCGGGGCAAATCTGCTGCGACGGGGCCTCATGTATTAG
- a CDS encoding cation diffusion facilitator family transporter — translation MAKRMSAEQLATTSIAVALLVLCAKALAWWLTGSIALFSDAMESLVNIGGAIIAWFAVRYASRPADAGHPFGHHKAEYFSAVVEGIMIIVAALLILQEAISALLVPTPLVWSAAGLWVNAGAMVINLLWARVLIARGAALKSPALAAGGRHLMSDVWTSAGVLIGLVLAMGTGWSLLDPVLALLVAVNILREGYLVVASSVGGLMDQAAPQNERDEIAAIIHRTAQGALQVHGLKTRRAGQAVFVEFHMVVAGDMTVRASHAICDRIEEAIRVALPTAQVTIHVEPEHKLEDSGIKPGQ, via the coding sequence ATGGCAAAGCGAATGAGCGCTGAACAGCTGGCCACCACATCCATCGCGGTCGCGCTTCTGGTACTCTGTGCAAAGGCGCTGGCCTGGTGGCTGACCGGTTCAATTGCGCTGTTTTCCGATGCGATGGAGTCTCTGGTCAATATCGGCGGCGCAATCATTGCCTGGTTTGCGGTTCGCTACGCCAGTCGCCCGGCTGACGCGGGGCATCCCTTTGGTCACCACAAGGCGGAGTATTTCTCGGCTGTCGTGGAAGGGATCATGATCATCGTGGCAGCCCTGCTGATCCTTCAGGAGGCGATCAGCGCCTTACTCGTGCCGACTCCCTTGGTTTGGAGCGCGGCCGGGTTGTGGGTCAATGCGGGCGCAATGGTGATAAATCTTCTTTGGGCGCGGGTGCTGATCGCACGGGGGGCGGCACTTAAATCCCCAGCATTGGCCGCAGGCGGTCGCCATCTGATGAGCGATGTTTGGACCTCTGCGGGAGTTCTGATCGGGTTGGTTCTCGCGATGGGGACGGGCTGGTCATTGCTTGACCCGGTCCTGGCCCTGCTGGTTGCGGTTAACATCCTGCGTGAAGGCTATCTGGTTGTGGCCTCATCAGTTGGGGGGCTGATGGATCAGGCTGCGCCCCAGAATGAGCGGGATGAGATTGCTGCGATCATTCACAGAACCGCCCAAGGCGCGTTGCAGGTGCATGGGCTAAAAACCCGCAGGGCCGGGCAGGCGGTGTTTGTCGAATTTCACATGGTCGTTGCAGGAGACATGACCGTGCGGGCATCTCATGCGATCTGTGATCGCATTGAAGAAGCCATCCGCGTCGCGCTGCCGACGGCGCAGGTCACGATCCACGTGGAACCAGAACACAAGTTGGAAGA